The following proteins are encoded in a genomic region of Lutra lutra chromosome 16, mLutLut1.2, whole genome shotgun sequence:
- the C1QBP gene encoding complement component 1 Q subcomponent-binding protein, mitochondrial yields MLPLLRRVPRALGSAAAVLRAAPAPPTRPLLQPAPRPCVRPFGSLRVRAGLLRSRGPCGCGCGALHTQGDKAFVEFLSDEIKEERKIQKHKSLPKMSGGWELEVNGTEAKLVRRVAGEKVTVTFNTNNSIPPTFDGEEEPSQGQKAEEQEPELTSTPNFVVEVIKDGGKKALVLDCHYPEDEVGQEEEESDIFSIREVSFQAVGESEWKDTNYTLNTDSLDWALYDHLMDFLADRGVDNTFADELVELSTALEHREYIAFLEDLQGFVKTQ; encoded by the exons ATGCTCCCTCTGTTGCGCCGAGTGCCCCGCGCGCTGGGCTCAGCGGCCGCCGTGCTCCGCGCCGCGCCCGCCCCGCCGACTCGGCCGCTGCTGCAGCCCGCGCCCCGGCCATGCGTGCGGCCCTTCGGGTCGCTCCGAGTGCGCGCCGGCCTCCTACGCTCCCGCGGGCCCTGCGGCTGTGGCTGCGGCGCGCTGCACACGCAGG GGGATAAGGCTTTTGTGGAGTTCCTGAGTGATGAGattaaggaggaaaggaagatcCAGAAGCACAAGTCCCTCCCCAAGATGTCGGGAGGTTGGGAGCTGGAAGTGAACGGGACGGAAGCCAAGCTCGTGCGGAGAGTTGCCGGGGAAAA GGTCACCGTCACCTTCAACACCAACAACAGCATCCCACCCACGTTTGACGGTGAGGAGGAGCCGTCCCAGGGGCAGAAGGCGGAAGAACAGGAG CCTGAACTGACATCCACACCCAATTTCGTGGTGGAAGTCATCAAGGACGGCGGCAAGAAGGCTCTGGTGCTGGACTGTCATTATCCGGAAGATGAG GTtgggcaagaggaggaggagagtgacATCTTTTCCATCAGGGAGGTGAGCTTTCAGGCCGTCGGTGAGTCAGAGTGGAAGGACACAAATTACACACTCAACACCGACTCCTTAGACTGG GCCTTGTACGACCACCTGATGGATTTCTTGGCCGACCGAGGGGTGGACAACACGTTCGCGGACGAGCTGGTGGAGCTCAGCACGGCCCTGGAGCACCGGGAGTACATCGCCTTCCTCGAGGACCTCCAGGGCTTTGTCAAGACCCAGTAG